In Oscillatoria sp. FACHB-1406, the sequence ATTCTCTGCAACAATCAGCGCTTGACCGGAAAAGCCGGTGCTTCGATTGACGATCTTCTCGATAGCACCGTCCGCCTCAGTCAAGCTTACGGTTCCCCCGAAGTGACCAATAACGTCAACAAACTGCTGAGTGCAGCTACCGCAACAGCCACCGACTTTGCCAAACTCAGCGCCGAATTTAGATTGTTATCGCGCTCCCTGCGCGGACAAATTGCACCTTTATCGAACAATGTCGCTCAAACCACGGACTCGCTAACAGCAACGGCTCGAGATATCTCTAGAAGCAGCGCGCGTCTCTCTAACACCGTTGATGCAACGGCAAATCGTCTCTCCAGCACCGTTGATGCGAGTGCCAATCAGATTACGCAAAACCTCAATAGGACAACTCAAAATTTTAATGTTCTCTCAGAAAATCTCAATCGTTTGGTTCGCGCTAATGAAAGCAACCTCAGCAGTACGCTTGCCAGTCTGAGAATGACTGGCAGCAGCGTGCAGGAGACTTTAACCGAACTCAAACCTGCAGTCCAAGGATTGAATACCGCCCTCAACCCGCAAGAAGTAGAAGGTTTAGTCCGAAATCTAAATGTGTTAGTTGCGAATGCCACCAAAGCTTCTAGCAATATTGATGCCCTCGTTGCGAATACTGCGGCCACCTCCGAAAATCTCCGCAGCTTAAGTGCGAGCTTGAACGACCCACTACTGCTACTCTCGCTTCAGCAAACCCTAACTTCGGCTCGGGAAACCTTTGAAAATGCTCGGAAGATTACCGCAGATCTCGACGAACTAACGGGGGATCCTGCTTTTCGCAATAACCTGCGCAACCTGGTTGACGGGCTGGGTAATTTAGTCTCTTCTACTCAGCAGTTAGAGCAGCAAATGCAGTTAGCGCAAGCGTTGGAAGCATCGCATCAAACGGTAGAGGTTCTAGCTGCGGATGCTCGCAACCAAGCCAGCGCGCCGGAAACTCCATCGACCTCAGAAAAAGTTAGTCCGACTGCGGCGACTGCTACTGAGACACCCAAACAACAACAAAAAAGTTTAACGCGATCGACGATTCGCACCGAGCCGACGCTGATTCCTTTAGAGAACCAGTCTCCCCAGCCTGAAGAAGAAGAAAGAAAGACATCGGACTGAAGCAAAAATTTTTGAGGTCAATGGCGAGCGATCGCGATTTCCGCAAGAAATGGAGAGATCGGGAGCGCTGCTGTCGAAAAATCCGCCATTGAGGGTTCGGTTTAACCCCCATTCCGCACGACAAAAAGTAGTCCTTCTGTGCGACAGGTGAGAGGGAGTAGGAGTCAAGTCCCCTGATGAGGGAAAATGAAATCATGGCACTGTAACTGATGGGCTTCTCAAAGATGAATTCCCCC encodes:
- a CDS encoding MlaD family protein, giving the protein MRSRAVREGSVGLLIVAGLALFGGVAFWLQGLRFGSKSYHIVVEFADAKGLSVGTPVQYRGAEVGKIVSLTPRTNGVEAKLEIESSDLLIPKNAIVKATQSGFLNQSAIEITPLEAIASENLNLKPFGEECEASPILCNNQRLTGKAGASIDDLLDSTVRLSQAYGSPEVTNNVNKLLSAATATATDFAKLSAEFRLLSRSLRGQIAPLSNNVAQTTDSLTATARDISRSSARLSNTVDATANRLSSTVDASANQITQNLNRTTQNFNVLSENLNRLVRANESNLSSTLASLRMTGSSVQETLTELKPAVQGLNTALNPQEVEGLVRNLNVLVANATKASSNIDALVANTAATSENLRSLSASLNDPLLLLSLQQTLTSARETFENARKITADLDELTGDPAFRNNLRNLVDGLGNLVSSTQQLEQQMQLAQALEASHQTVEVLAADARNQASAPETPSTSEKVSPTAATATETPKQQQKSLTRSTIRTEPTLIPLENQSPQPEEEERKTSD